Proteins from one Gossypium raimondii isolate GPD5lz chromosome 8, ASM2569854v1, whole genome shotgun sequence genomic window:
- the LOC128043071 gene encoding uncharacterized mitochondrial protein AtMg00310-like, whose product MGESQQKRPDNIALVIRRRFSNLKEGDKGRLSADIGIRFSNNMEKYLGLPNIIGRKKKESFQNLKDRIKQRIDNWSTRFLSQGGREVFIKSVLQAIPTYAMTCFLLPKSLCDEFDNLVARFWWQKGKGKKGIHWCQWEFMCRPKEEGGMGFRNMAQFNVALLAKQGWRIMNNQNALVTKVFKAKYFSDDNFLNSRLGNSSSYVWKSIWAAKDLLKKGHCWRVGTGTNICISDAWIPDSLILDYHRY is encoded by the exons ATGGGTGAGAGCCAGCAGAAGAGGCCCGATAATATCGCACTTGTTATTCGCAGACGATT TTCGAATTTGAAGGAGGGGGATAAAGGCAGGTTATCAGCTGATATAGGAATAAGATTTTCGAACAATATGGAAAAATATCTTGGATTGCCAAATATTATAGGCCGGAAGAAAAAAGAATCGTTTCAGAATCTCAAAGACAGAATAAAGCAAAGAATTGATAATTGGAGTACTCGCTTCTTATCTCAAGGGGGTAGAGAGGTTTTTATTAAATCAGTTCTTCAGGCAATTCCTACTTATGCTATGACATGTTTTCTATTACCAAAATCGCTTTGTGATGAGTTTGACAATTTAGTTGCTAGATTTTGGTGGCAGaaagggaaaggaaagaaaggaatTCATTGGTGTCAATGGGAATTTATGTGTAGGCCTAAAGAAGAGGGTGGTATGGGCTTCCGGAATATGGCACAGTTCAATGTAGCTCTATTGGCTAAGCAAGGGTGGAGGATTATGAATAATCAGAATGCGCTCGTAACGAAAGTGTTTAAAGCTAAGTATTTTTCGGATGATAATTTCTTAAATTCTAGGTTAGGAAATTCTAGTTCGTATGTATGGAAAAGTATTTGGGCAGCAAAGGACTTATTGAAAAAAGGGCATTGTTGGAGGGTGGGGACGGGTACTAATATTTGCATAAGCGATGCTTGGATTCcagattcattaattttagattatcaTCGATATTAA